ataataaataatcaatgttGAAGCTTTAGCAGACAAATCAGATATCAGATTTGTCATGTAAGTGTTACATGTTCTTATATAACTTtacataaatatcaattaaatatcatGATAACAAAAAACATGCTAGACAAATGGCATGTAAGTAGGTGAGATATTATCGTTAgctgttgtatatattaaggcataaaaatgaataaaatacacatttattacaaatatacattttaacatttatgcacgttttattcatttttaaccttagaatcttatatcatatcatttgATAGATCTAGAACTTTACtgcgattaattaaaatcttatattttaaaattttggtcatttctttgtttaatatataagatttcaatgcatcaCGGTAAAGAAAACATTCTAAAGTTCTAACCTAATGTACACTagtgttaaaatgtacatcttattcatttttataccttagaatcttatatcatatcatttgGTAAACCTAGAATTTTACTGCaatgcattgaaattttatactcTAGAATTCTAAACCATTTCTttgaaatcttttattaatcttatctTAAAGAATGATATGGCCTAGAATGTTAAGAACGttagaatgttaaaatgtagcACTCGCAATGTTATGTtctagtttaattaaaaaatacatgatgCATATACTTTTACCTTAATATCACCATGTGCAGCAGAATTTaagtaaatgtatattaatgttGGTAGGAATTGCAGAGTAAACctttgtaattctatttcccgggatcgataaaaattatataattgattgcACACTGTGTCCATcaactgcaataaaaaaaattcataattagaaaaatataaaaatcaacatgAATTTCAACTATTTCTTTTAACAGTAAGAGACCTTTTTAACAAATGGTTGAACAAATGGTTGTGATTTGCTATCACACATAttgtaaacttttaatatttaaataagaaataataaatcctTAATTATTACGCATATGTTTTCTgcacattatattaataacaatgacaatttttatgtAGAAATGTACAACGTACGATTTACTTATGAGTGCTACTATAGAGATAAGAAATTGTGCTCAATACTCAATGCTCAAATGCGATaatctttagaaaatattgacCAGTATAATGGCTATGATTCTGCGCAAACATTGTTAATTCGATTAAACAAAGATCTCCGTTACATACCTCACTGTATTTAGTGCGCTCCTCCAGAAGCATATAAAGAGCTCGCACGATCTCGTTATCCTGCGACAGTGTACTCGCAAATGTGTGCAGCTCCGACGGCGAGACATCCTTGCATTCCACCAGCCACTCGTTTATCAAACTTTCGGTCATTTTTGCACGGCTCTCGCCTTCGTCAATAAATCAGTATCTTGTTGATCTCGCGAAATCTCGACTTCAACTTTAACTCGCTGGCCGTCACCGTGACGGAGATCATCACACAGATTTATCGTAGTATTCAGCGCTAGGCGCAAGCATACGAGTGcatcaagagaaaaaaaatggatattgAACAGTGAGTCCAGTTACATGTTGCGAGTTCTCGTCTTGTTACACGCGGAAACGCGTACACGATCAACTTTGACACATTCACAAAAACTCATATGCACCGAGTTATCGCCAGTATCGTGGCTGGCAACTGATCATGACACTGTCACGGCACCGACCAATGATGTTATGTGTCAGTCGTTGGGTACGTTCGTAAAGATCATATCCCACTACGGATTGCGGACTTGGCATTAAGGTTGGATATTGGAAATAAACCAATCAGCAAGTATTATTCAGCCTGATTCACAAGGCTGTGTCactgaataaaatttctattttctaaaCTATCTTCGAACACATTTCAGCATAACGTCACAACAGTGGAAAGCTGATCGGTGCGTCGAGTTCTGCGAAGATCACGGGAACTGTATATACGCGGAATTTGACAGCGCGCTCCAGTGTTATCTTACAATCCCTCCTCCCTGCGTATGCAGTGTATCGTGTGTCAAACTGTTGACATTGAAGATATACCGCGAAGTGTTGCCGCCCTCGTCGCAGCGTCGTTGCAGCCGTACGTTTACCGATGTTGAAATGAAGCAGAAGCGCGTCATGTATGGCGACGCGCGGAAACTGTGTGAAAGACAAATGCAATTGGCCCCGTACGGGCCGTGTCTCACGTTGGACTAACGATCAATGGCTTTATTCGAGAAGAAATATACGAATAAAGTGCTGTTAGATGATACGGAGCAGTTGACCAGTGTCATCGAAAATGCGAGGACCATCGACGGACATACGGTATGTACTCCGGTATtcctctctatctctcttctatctttctctctttctctctctccccccttccttctcttttttctccaTTTGTCATCTTGTTCCGTTTGTCTCCTTTAAttaaagctatatatatatatatatatatacatatatctgtatatatatatatatatatatatatatatatatatagatgtagGATCCTTCCTTATATCTCATTGTAATTAATCATGTGATTGCAACATCACAATTTATGTACAAAGTGCATATTTTGCACTTTTAAAGTATACAGTTGTATttgtaaactttatttttttacatacaacTTTATTCTTTGCTAACTTGCTAGATGCATAgtaaaaattgtgatttatgTATTTAGGAATACGTAATCAAAACACAGAGAGGTCCCCTTCCTGAAAAATCCTGGAGAGTAAGCAGACGTTACAATGATTTCGTACAGCTCAATACAGCTTTATCCATATCTGGCCTTGACCTGCCGTTACCATCAAAACGAATTATTGGTAATATGGAGCCAGACTTTATAGCTCAGCGACAAATAGCACTGCAGGTTTGTcttaatagttatttttatacacaatatttgtataagatagtaaataaaagatagtgTTCTCTCTTTTTACAGAATTATCTAAATATAGTACTAATGAATCCTATACTAGCATCTTCACTTCCCATGAAAAAGTTTTTAGACCCTGAGAATTATACCGCACCATTACATGGTAAGCTTATTGCCCACTTTTCCTaagattatacattataagatataataaacaatataaattaaagcatCGATAttgtagattattttaaatatttgttataaaattttttttcaacaaacatTGCAAAAgcattacaaatatatataaattgattctatatgttaaataaattatatatttatgtaaaatatgaaaatgactaaaaattgtaaaaattctgTTTAGAAATTGCACTGCAACAAGTATCATTAGCGTTACGTAGCGATGCCAATTTTGAAGTGTGCAAGCCTATCCCTGATATGGGATGGCGACTgagaaaacattattatacagTGAAAAATCGTCAAAATCCAAAACAAGAACTTTTGCTAGCCTGGGTTGAATTTGGCCCTGACAAGCATTTGCAAGATAAAGATATACAAGGGATTTTCAAAACTCTGGGCACCTTACGACACACTTACATCGAACCAATAGTACATCAACATGTTACGGACAATGGGgcactaacaataagaaatttttattcagtgGGCACATTGCGtgatattttatgcattaccAAGCCTAAGCAGccatttataaagaaatatggaaatccaaaacaaataaaatcattGACAACGCAGGAAATTGCTACTTACGGTTATCAGGTCAGTAATTATCACAAAAGAATACTTTGCAGTGAGATAtctagatttttaatttttgtgacAATGATGTGATTTATAGATATTAGAGGCTCTAGGATTTCTTCACGAAAAGGGATTACCTTATGGACATTTACATACCGGCAATGTTCTTTTAACTCCAAGATGCGCTAAATTATTGGATATAGAAAATGGGCTTCTAGGACTGCCAGCGTTTTACCGACCTTACGTAGTGCAAAGGCGTAAACTGCATGCCACGGTAATACACGAATATATACAAGACATTGTGTaactaacaataatatatataaatttattaaaatacattaaaaaaggCCGAGattaatttctgtaatttttgaaaacacttgatgcaaaattatatcatttacaTGAAAcactgtatatttttttatgttttttttacagacCCAGGTTGATGTATATTCATTTGGACATGTCTTGTACGAAATGGCATTCGGACGACCGCTTTTGGAGGCAACATGTTCGGAGTTGCCGCATTGCGAAGCAggtctaaaaaatttattggagGTCATCTTATCACCAGAAGCTCTGAAACAAGACTTGCCGACGGTAGCTCGTCTATTGGAACATCCATTTTTCGAATCGGCAAAGCGTGCCGCGTTAGCCATTGGCACCGTGGAGAAGCCGCACTTTAAATTAAGTAGCCATCTAAAAGAAGCTTTGCAAGAAGCTGTAAATAAAGCTGAACAACGATTGCGTGATGAACAGAAAGTCGTCCGACATCAAAAAAGGCTCGTTAAGGTTCAAGAAATGATGAGCTCTGAGGAAGAGATGAAAAAGCGAAAGCACAAATtggtaaatatataacaaaatagaaaaaaatctaaaataaagtGTGAACTGAATGAAATACAATTTCATTTCGATTATTATTTACAGAAGAAAGAACAGAAATTGGCGCAAGAACAACGTTCCGCATCGCAGCTGGGTGCAAATGGaacaaaacaaataaacgGTAAGAGTCCAGAGCGTTCAGACAGTCCAACAAGTACTTCCACGGCTACCAGCGTTGGAACGTTGACTCCTCCATCGCTTCGTAAGTCATCATAATGCTCCACCATTGCTATTGTCATTAATGCTAATGGACATTTACGTTTCAACATCTCTTGATTAGCTGGACACAAAAGTTGATGGCGCGTACTGAGGTCATTCCTTTCACGTAGGTCATTCGAGCATTCAGGTCTCCTAATAtctttaatcaattttcataattatcatctttattt
This genomic window from Linepithema humile isolate Giens D197 chromosome 5, Lhum_UNIL_v1.0, whole genome shotgun sequence contains:
- the LOC105675336 gene encoding PX domain-containing protein kinase-like protein isoform X3, with the translated sequence MALFEKKYTNKVLLDDTEQLTSVIENARTIDGHTEYVIKTQRGPLPEKSWRVSRRYNDFVQLNTALSISGLDLPLPSKRIIGNMEPDFIAQRQIALQNYLNIVLMNPILASSLPMKKFLDPENYTAPLHEIALQQVSLALRSDANFEVCKPIPDMGWRLRKHYYTVKNRQNPKQELLLAWVEFGPDKHLQDKDIQGIFKTLGTLRHTYIEPIVHQHVTDNGALTIRNFYSVGTLRDILCITKPKQPFIKKYGNPKQIKSLTTQEIATYGYQILEALGFLHEKGLPYGHLHTGNVLLTPRCAKLLDIENGLLGLPAFYRPYVVQRRKLHATTQVDVYSFGHVLYEMAFGRPLLEATCSELPHCEAGLKNLLEVILSPEALKQDLPTVARLLEHPFFESAKRAALAIGTVEKPHFKLSSHLKEALQEAVNKAEQRLRDEQKVVRHQKRLVKVQEMMSSEEEMKKRKHKLKKEQKLAQEQRSASQLGANGTKQINGKSPERSDSPTSTSTATSVGTLTPPSLPGHKS
- the LOC105675336 gene encoding PX domain-containing protein kinase-like protein isoform X2, with translation MALFEKKYTNKVLLDDTEQLTSVIENARTIDGHTEYVIKTQRGPLPEKSWRVSRRYNDFVQLNTALSISGLDLPLPSKRIIGNMEPDFIAQRQIALQNYLNIVLMNPILASSLPMKKFLDPENYTAPLHEIALQQVSLALRSDANFEVCKPIPDMGWRLRKHYYTVKNRQNPKQELLLAWVEFGPDKHLQDKDIQGIFKTLGTLRHTYIEPIVHQHVTDNGALTIRNFYSVGTLRDILCITKPKQPFIKKYGNPKQIKSLTTQEIATYGYQILEALGFLHEKGLPYGHLHTGNVLLTPRCAKLLDIENGLLGLPAFYRPYVVQRRKLHATTQVDVYSFGHVLYEMAFGRPLLEATCSELPHCEAGLKNLLEVILSPEALKQDLPTVARLLEHPFFESAKRAALAIGTVEKPHFKLSSHLKEALQEAVNKAEQRLRDEQKVVRHQKRLVKVQEMMSSEEEMKKRKHKLKKEQKLAQEQRSASQLGANGTKQINGSVDVPQDVVPGKGVPPPPSLPPSQASGSASNSTPKSSNDRAALLGSICSFDKTRLRRITNGHR
- the LOC105675336 gene encoding PX domain-containing protein kinase-like protein isoform X1 — translated: MALFEKKYTNKVLLDDTEQLTSVIENARTIDGHTEYVIKTQRGPLPEKSWRVSRRYNDFVQLNTALSISGLDLPLPSKRIIGNMEPDFIAQRQIALQNYLNIVLMNPILASSLPMKKFLDPENYTAPLHEIALQQVSLALRSDANFEVCKPIPDMGWRLRKHYYTVKNRQNPKQELLLAWVEFGPDKHLQDKDIQGIFKTLGTLRHTYIEPIVHQHVTDNGALTIRNFYSVGTLRDILCITKPKQPFIKKYGNPKQIKSLTTQEIATYGYQILEALGFLHEKGLPYGHLHTGNVLLTPRCAKLLDIENGLLGLPAFYRPYVVQRRKLHATTQVDVYSFGHVLYEMAFGRPLLEATCSELPHCEAGLKNLLEVILSPEALKQDLPTVARLLEHPFFESAKRAALAIGTVEKPHFKLSSHLKEALQEAVNKAEQRLRDEQKVVRHQKRLVKVQEMMSSEEEMKKRKHKLKKEQKLAQEQRSASQLGANGTKQINGKSPERSDSPTSTSTATSVGTLTPPSLRSVDVPQDVVPGKGVPPPPSLPPSQASGSASNSTPKSSNDRAALLGSICSFDKTRLRRITNGHR